In Lagopus muta isolate bLagMut1 chromosome 6, bLagMut1 primary, whole genome shotgun sequence, one DNA window encodes the following:
- the EIF3M gene encoding eukaryotic translation initiation factor 3 subunit M — translation MSVPAFIDITEEDQAAELRAYLKSKGAEISEENSEGGLHVDLAQIIEVCDVCLKEDDKDVESVMNSVVSLLLILEPDKQEALIESLCEKLVKFREGERPSLRLQLLSNLFHGMDKNTPVRYTVYCSLLKVASSCGAIQYIPTELDQVRKWISDWNLSTDKKHTLLRLLYDVLVDCKKSDTAAKVMVELLGSYTEDNASQARVDAHRCIVRALKDPNTFLFDHLLALKPVKFLEGELIHDLLTIFVSAKLVSYVKFYQNNKDFIDSLGLLHEQNMAKMRLLTFMGMAVENKEISFDTMQQELQIGADDVEAFVIDAVKTKMVYCKIDQTQRKVVVSHSTHRTFGKQQWQQLYDTLNTWKQNLNQVKNSLLSLSDT, via the exons ATGAGCGTCCCCGCGTTCATCGACATCACGGAAGAGGACCAG GCTGCAGAACTTCGAGCTTACCTGAAGTCCAAGGGAGCTGAAATCTCTGAAGAAAACTCTGAAGGGGGACTTCATGTTGACTTGGCACAGATCATTGAAGTTTGTGATGTGTGCCTGAAAGAGGATGACAAAG ATGTTGAGAGTGTCATGAACAGCGTAGTCTCTTTGCTTCTGATCCTGGAACCCGACAAACAAGAAGCATTGATTGAAAGTCTGTGTGAGAAGTTAGTGAAATTTCGGGAAGGAGAGCGGCCGTCCCTCAGGCTGCAGCT ACTGAGCAACCTCTTCCATGGTATGGATAAGAACACTCCTGTGAGATACACAGTGTACTGCAGCCTTCTTAAAGTGGCTTCATCATGTGGTGCCATCCAGTACATTCCAACTGAATTAGATCAG GTCCGAAAATGGATTTCTGACTGGAACCTCAGCACAGACAAAAAGCACACTCTTCTAAGGCTGCTGTATGATGTCCTCGTAGACTGCAAAAAGAG cgACACCGCAGCAAAAGTAATGGTGGAACTACTGGGGAGTTACACAGAGGACAACGCTTCGCAGGCTAGAGTTGATGCTCACAG ATGCATTGTACGAGCATTGAAAGATCCAAATACCTTTCTCTTTGACCATCTTCTTGCCTTGAAACCAGTCAAATTTTTGGAGGGCGAACTTATTCATGAT CTTTTGACAATTTTTGTAAGCGCTAAGCTAGTATCCTATGTCAAGTTTTATCAGAACAACAAAGACTTCATTGACTCCCTGG GCTTGTTGCATGAACAGAATATGGCAAAAATGAGGCTACTTACTTTCATGGGCATGGCTGtagagaataaagaaatatcATTTGACACAATGCAACAGGAACTTCAGATTGGAGCTGATGATGTAGAAGCATTTGTCATTGATG CTGTAAAGACAAAGATGGTATACTGCAAAATAGATCAGACACAGAGGAAAGTAGTTGTCAG TCACAGCACACATCGGACttttggaaagcagcagtggcagcaattGTACGATACTCTAAACACCTGGAAACAAAATTTGAATCAAGTCAAAAACAGTCTTCTCAGTCTCTCAGACACCTAA